A genomic window from Solanum dulcamara chromosome 11, daSolDulc1.2, whole genome shotgun sequence includes:
- the LOC129873556 gene encoding SWI/SNF complex component SNF12 homolog — translation MSVNNNNNPNKNIGGPSSFGNSPPGNPMAHLQSQSQGQQQMPSGFPGAFQLSQLSAAHAQAIAQAQSKVQAHAQAQAAHAQFQAQLQAQGLSLSQAHALGNFGSSSPSIPGSALAKRLPQKPPVRPPAFTTTNTISPMRTMDLSAAARRKKQKLPEKHLHEKVAAILPESSLYTQLLEFESRVDSALTRKKVDIQESLKNPPTIQKTLRIYVFNTFANQVRTIPKKPNAEPPTWTLKIVGRILEEGMDPDQAAMFQKSSSMYPKFSTFFKRVTISLDQKLYPDNHIIIWDSARSPAPQDGFEVKRKGEQEFTVNLRLELNYMPEKYKLSPALTEVLGIEVETRARIISSIWHYVKARKLQNPDDPSYFNCDPPLQKVFGEGKVKFNTVTQKITPHLSPPQPIHLEHRIKLSGNNPAGTACYDVLVDVPFPIQRELNALLANTEKTKEIETCDEAICSAIRKIHEHRRRRAFFLGFSQSPVEFINALLESQSKDLKVVTGEPSRNAEKERRSQFYSQPWVEDAVIRYLNRKPAASDAPGSG, via the exons ATGTCTgttaacaacaataataacccTAACAAGAACATCGGAGGACCATCCTCTTTTGGCAATTCGCCACCGGGAAATCCGATGGCACACCTCCAGTCACAATCACAAGGCCAGCAACAGATGCCTTCCGGGTTTCCTGGGGCATTTCAGCTATCCCAGTTATCTGCAGCGCATGCCCAAGCAATTGCTCAAGCACAGTCGAAAGTTCAGGCTCATGCGCAAGCTCAAGCTGCTCATGCCCAATTTCAGGCCCAGTTACAGGCTCAGGGTCTGTCCCTTAGCCAGGCCCATGCTCTTGGCAATTTTGGTTCTTCCTCACCATCGATTCCTGGAAGTGCTTTGGCAAAACGGTTACCGCAGAAACCTCCGGTGCGTCCACCTGCTTTCACAACTACAAACACAATTTCTCCAATGAGAACAATGGATCTCTCAGCGGCTGCTCGTAGGAAAAAGCAGAAGCTTCCTGAGAAGCACTTGCACGAGAAGGTGGCAGCCATTTTGCCTGAATCTTCACTTTATACTCAGCTCCTTGAGTTTGAATCTCGGGTTGATTCCGCCTTAACTAGAAAGAAAGTTGACATCCAGGAATCATTGAAGAATCCACCTACTATTCAGAAGACGCTTCGAATTTATGTATTCAATACTTTTGCTAATCAGGTTCGTACTATTCCTAAGAAGCCAAATGCTGAACCTCCTACATGGACCCTTAAGATTGTAGGAAGGATTTTGGAGGAGGGAATGGATCCTGATCAAGCTGCTATGTTTCAGAAATCTAGCTCCATGTACCCAAAGTTTTCTACTTTCTTCAAAAGAGTCACCATTTCCTTGGACCAGAAACTATATCCTGATAACCATATTATAATATGGGACTCTGCGCGATCTCCTGCACCTCAGGATGGTTTCGAAGTCAAAAGAAAGGGAGAGCAAGAGTTCACTGTTAATTTAAGACTAGAATTGAATTACATGCCTGAGAAATACAAACTTTCACCAGCTTTAACTGAAGTTCTGGGTATTGAGGTGGAGACTCGTGCAAGAATTATCTCTTCTATCTGGCATTATGTTAAGGCTCGAAAGTTGCAGAACCCTGATGATCCGTCTTACTTCAACTGTGATCCTCCACTTCAGAAAGTTTTTGGGGAAGGAAAGGTTAAGTTCAATACAGTCACACAAAAGATCACACCTCATTTGTCTCCTCCACAACCCATACATTTGGAACACAGGATTAAACTTTCTGGAAATAACCCTGCTGGAACTGCTTGTTACGATGTATTGGTTGATGTGCCATTCCCTATCCAGAGGGAGCTGAATGCGCTGCTGGCCAATACAGAAAAGACCAAAGAGATTGAAACTTGTGATGAAGCTATTTGTTCTGCCATAAGGAAGATCCATGAGCATAGAAGGAGAAGGGCTTTTTTTCTCGGTTTTAGTCAATCCCCTGTTGAGTTTATTAATGCACTTCTAGAATCCCAGAGCAAGGATCTGAAAGTTGTTACTGGTGAGCCAAGTCGCAATGCTGAGAAAGAGCGCCGGTCTCAGTTTTATAGCCAACCGTG GGTTGAAGATGCTGTTATCCGCTACCTGAATCGCAAGCCAGCAGCTTCTGATGCCCCTGGAAGTGGATGA